The Starkeya sp. ORNL1 DNA window CCTTGGCGGTGGCGCTGCGCTGGGCGGCGTTCCAGCTCGGCAGGCCGAACAGGCCCTTGATCGAGTAGCCGGAGGCCGTCATCAGCGCATTGTGCTGGGCGACCATGAGGTTCTCCAGCACGGTCATGCCGCTGAAGAGCCGGATGTTCTGGAAGGTGCGGGCGACCCGCGCTTCGCCGGAGACGCGGTAGTCCGGCATGCGCTCCAGCAGATAGACGGCGGACTCCGGGCCGACCAGAGCGCGCTCGCCGATGAGCGTCACCTTGGCGAGTTCGTCGGCGGTCGGGGCGCGGCCATGGCCGAGCACGAGGCGACCCTCGCTCGGCTTGTAGAAGCCGGTGATGCAGTTGAACACCGTGGTCTTGCCGGCGCCGTTCGGGCCGATCAGCGCGGTGATGTCGCCGCGCCCCACATTGAAGCTGAGGTCATTGACCGCGATCAGTCCGCCGAAGCGCATATAGAGATGCTCGACGGAAAGGATCGGATCGGCTTCCCAGCGGTGGGCAGCGTTGCCGTTGGAGGTTTCCATCAGGGAGGCGCTCATCAGCCGTGGCCCTCCTTCACGAGATCACCCGAGACCGCCTTCTTCTCCTTCAGGAAGATGGTCGGCTCGCGGCTGGAGACCAGGCCGCGGGGCTTCCAGACCATGATGGCGACCATGGCGAAGCCGAAGATCAGCATGCGGTAGAGGCTCGGATCGAAGCTCTCGCCGAAGATCTGCTTGAGGAAGCCGAGGTTCCGCAGCATCTCCATGCCGCCCAGCATCACCGCGGCGGCGACGGCGACGCCGATCTGCGAGCCCATGCCGCCCAGCACGACGATGGCGAGGATCATCGCCGAGATGTCGAAGGTGAAGCTCTCCGGGCTGACGAAGCCGGCGCGCACCGCGAAGAAGCAGCCGGCAAAGCCGCCGAACATGGCGCCGGTGGCAAACGCCGTGAGCTTGGTGTTGGTGGTGTTGATGCCGAGCGAGCGACAGGCGATCTCGTCCTCGCGCAGCGCTTCCCACGCCCGCCCGACCGGGAGCTTGCGCAGCCGCACCGTGGCGAAGGCAGTGATCAGGGCAAGCACCAGGATGACGAAATACAGGAAGACGATGCGGTGCATCGGGTCGAACTGCAGCCCGAACAGCGCGGCGAAACCATTCTCTTCCGAATTGAACGGTATGCCGAAGAAGGTGGCGCGCGGGATCGAGGCGATGCCCGCGCCGCCGCCGGTGAAATCGGTCCAGTTGATCAGCACCAGGCGGATGATCTCGCCGAACGCCAGGGTGACGATGGCGAGGTAGTCACCGCGCAGGCGCAGCACCGGGAAGCCAAGGATCATGCCCCAGAGCCCGGAGAACAGGCCGGCCATGGGCAGGCAGAACCAGAACGCCCAATTGGCCCAGAAGGTCGCACCGAAGATGGCGGTGAAGAAGTCGTTGATCGGCGCCGAGGTGGCGAGCAGCGCATAAGTGTAGGCGCCGACCGCATAGAACGCGACGTAGCCAAGGTCGAGCAGGCCGGCGAGGCCGACCACGATGTTGAGGCCCCAGCCGAGCATCACATAAGTGAGAATCAGGATGCCGAGGTCGATCAGATAGCGGGCCGGGCTCAGGCCGCCGGACACGAAGGTGGCGATGGCCGGGAAGGTGATGGCGAATAGGAGGAGCGCCGGCTTCAGCGCCGGAGCGATGGCGAGCGCGGTGCGGGCCGCCACGCTGGGGCCCACCTTCGCTGGCTTGACCCGATTCGGCGACCAGATGGTGAGGTTCAGCAGCAGCCGGCCTGCGAAGACGATACCGACCATCACCGCAAGCTCGACCGGCCGATAGGCAAGGCCAAGCGCGCTGCCGCTGTCGGTGTCGTGCACCACGGTCAAGAAGCCGATCAGCGGGCCGAGCAGGCCGAGCGTGATCAGGCCGGTGATCAAGGCATCCTTCAAGGCATGGCTGAGCAGGGAGGGAGAGGCGGCGGAAGCCTGCGCGGTAGCAGGCGCGACGTCGACGGTCTGGATCGCCATGGTTATCTCACACCTTCTCGACTTCCGGCCGGCCGAGCAGGCCCTGCGGCAGGAAGATGAGGGTGACGGCGAGGATCGAGAAGGCGGCCACGTCCTTGTACTCGATGGAGAAATAGGCCGACCAGAAAGTCTCGATAAGGCCAATCAGCAGTCCGCCCAGCACCGCGCCCGGCAGCGAACCGATGCCGCCCAGCACCGCGGCGGTGAAGGCCTTCACGCCGGGCACGAAGCCGTCGGCAAAGTTCGCCACGCCATAATACATCAAGTACATAACCCCGGCGACGGCGGCGAGCGCGGCGCCGATGACGAAGGTGAGAGAGATGGTGTGGTCGACATTGATGCCGAGCAGCGCCGCCATCTTGCGGTCCTGCTCGCAGGCGCGTTGCGCCCGGCCGAGCGAGGTTTTCTGCACCAGGTACCAGAAGCCGGCGAGCAGAGCCGTGGTCATCACCATGATGATGACCTGCTTCCAGGCCAGCGTGACCTGGTAATTACCGTTGTCCATCAAGACGATCACATCGGTGATCATCGGCGGCACCGGCTTGTTGCGCGGGCCCTGCGCCACCTGCACGAAGTTCGCCAGCAGGATCGACATGCCGATCGCCGAGATCATCGGGGCCAGGCGGAACGAGCCGCGCAACGGCCGATAGGCGACGCGCTCGATCGCCCAGCTGGTGAGCGAGGTGAAGAACATCGCCACCACCAGCACGATAGCCAGCGCCAGGAAGATGGAGGTGATGCCGAGCACTGTCGTCAGCAGCAGGAAACAGATCAGCGCGATGAAGGTCGCCACCATGAAGACGTCGCCGTGGGCGAAGTTCACCATGCCGATGATGCCAAAGACCATGGTGTAGCCGATGGCGATGAGACCGTAGATAGACCCGAGCGTCAGCCCATTGATGAGCTGCTGAATGAAGACTTCCATTTAGCCGTCGGCTCCCCTCAGCCGGTTGCAGTGCCATCCCGTCACGCCGGGCTCATGCCCATATTATGTTCGTGATCGGGACATAGGCGTTGCCGTCGAGTCTTAGCGTGGCCTGCGAGAGGATACAATTCGATCGAAAGACGAAATGCAATGGATCGATAGCAGTGATATGTCGTCACTATAATACCTCTGCCCGCGGCCCCACGCTCAATTGCGGGGTTTTGCGCCGCGTCGGCAGGCTTTATGCACATCCGACCCCATCTAAATGGGCGGCAATGCATACCGGTGGGGTTGGCCAGTGGATGTAGAAAAGTGGACAGCGTGACCGATGCCAAGGCGGAAGCCGGGCTCTATCGCGAGGCGATGAGCCGTCTCGCCAGCGCCGTCCATGTGGTGACGACGAAGGGCGAGGAAGGCCGTGCCGGCTTCACCGCCACCGCCGTGGTCTCGGTGTCCGACGCGCCGCCGACGCTGCTTGTCTGCCTCAATCGGAGCATCCGCTCGGCGGCGGCGTTCCGGGCCAGCGGGGTGTTCGCGGTGAACACGTTGCGCGGCGACCATGAATCGGTGGCGCAGGCTTTCGGCGGGCGTCTTTCGCTCAATGGCGAACAACGCTTCGGCGTCGGCGAATGGCACGAGGGGCGGCTCGGTGTGCCGTGCCTTGCCGGGGCGCTGGCGAGCTTCGAGTGCCGCCTCGTCGAACTGCGCACCATCGCCACCCATGATGTGCTGGTCGGCCGGGTCGAGGCGATCGCGCTCGGCCATGAGGGGCCGGGCCTCATCTATGTCGGGCGCGGGTTCTGCGTGCTCTGAGCTGCGGATTCGATGGCCCGCCTGTCGGGCTGGACGAAGCCAGGGTTCCCGCGTCTATGATGTTCCACGGATAAGAAACGCATCTGGAGGAATCACATGGCCCTGGAGATGAGCGGCGACTATGAGCTGCCGGTGCCGCGCGAGCGGGTGTGGGCGGCGCTGAACGACCCCGAGATGCTGAAGCGCTGCATTCCCGGTTGCGAGGAGTTGGAGAAGACCTCGGACACCGAGTTCCGCGCCGTGGCGGTCGCCAAGGTCGGCCCGGTGAAGGCGCGCTTCAAGGGCAACGTGACGCTCTCGGATTTCGATGCGCCGGTGAGCTACCGCATCTCCGGGCAGGGCGACGGCGGCATCGCCGGCTTCGCCAAGGGCGGCGCTTTGGTGCGGCTGGAGGCGACCGAGGCCGGCGGCACCAATCTGCATTATGAGGCGGAGGCGCAGATCGGCGGCAAGCTGGCGCAGATCGGCCAGCGCCTCGTCGCCGGCACCGCGAAGAAGATCGCCGACGAGTTCTTCGCGAATTTCGCCAAGGCGGTGGCCGGGGACGGGTCCGCCGCCGCGGCGTGAAATCCAGCCCCGGCTTGCGTCAAAGCCGGCCGGGGCTACCTGTTGCGATCCCGTGCGCCCCGTCGAACGATAGAGTTCGGCAGTGGCCCGCACCATTCCCCTCCGACAGCCGGCATTGGCTTGATCCGCGTACTCCAGGGTGCGGATGGAGGTTCGATAATACTTGTCGCAAGTAGCGCTTCAGCACACGCATGAAGCCCGCGCCGCTCAAACCAATCGATTAATTGGTGAGGATTTGCGGCTTTTAACCCGACATTGTTGAGATCAAGATCAGCCAGCTTGCAGCTTCAGATGGCCGCGATGTGCCGAGGGCCGCGCCAGAACCTTCTGAAGTATACATAATAATATATACAGGCTGGAAGGTAGGAAGACTAATGCCGGAAGTCGTCTATAGCGATCCGCTGTTCTGCGGCCTTGTTGACCGTACGATAACAAGCATTCCCCAAGGTGTCTCGAAGTACGCGGCAGAAGCCGTGAGGGTCGCAAGCAATCCGGGCCGCTGGATCGAGATGCCTCGGATGCCGATCCCGACGGCCGAGATGGGCGTCATCGAATGCGGCGGCAAGGTGCATGTCGTTGGCGGCTATGCCCGCCATAACGTCAATAGCGACTACCATCAGGTCTTCGACCCGCAGAGCGGGGAATGGACCATGAAGGCGCCCATTCCCTTCCCGTGCAATCACCTCTCGCTCGCCGTCGTGGGGCGGCGCATCTACAGCTTCGGCGGGTTCATCGAGCAGAATCG harbors:
- a CDS encoding ABC transporter ATP-binding protein yields the protein MSASLMETSNGNAAHRWEADPILSVEHLYMRFGGLIAVNDLSFNVGRGDITALIGPNGAGKTTVFNCITGFYKPSEGRLVLGHGRAPTADELAKVTLIGERALVGPESAVYLLERMPDYRVSGEARVARTFQNIRLFSGMTVLENLMVAQHNALMTASGYSIKGLFGLPSWNAAQRSATAKAEYWLHKIGLMDRADDPAGDLPYGAQRRLEIARAMCSEPILLCLDEPAAGLNPRESLELNTLLRAIRAEHGTSILLIEHDMSVVMEISDHVVVLDYGTKISDGTPEAVRNDPRVIAAYLGVDEDAVEDVADVDAVIDAGIEAEIEADTPTGASS
- the livM gene encoding high-affinity branched-chain amino acid ABC transporter permease LivM, which gives rise to MAIQTVDVAPATAQASAASPSLLSHALKDALITGLITLGLLGPLIGFLTVVHDTDSGSALGLAYRPVELAVMVGIVFAGRLLLNLTIWSPNRVKPAKVGPSVAARTALAIAPALKPALLLFAITFPAIATFVSGGLSPARYLIDLGILILTYVMLGWGLNIVVGLAGLLDLGYVAFYAVGAYTYALLATSAPINDFFTAIFGATFWANWAFWFCLPMAGLFSGLWGMILGFPVLRLRGDYLAIVTLAFGEIIRLVLINWTDFTGGGAGIASIPRATFFGIPFNSEENGFAALFGLQFDPMHRIVFLYFVILVLALITAFATVRLRKLPVGRAWEALREDEIACRSLGINTTNTKLTAFATGAMFGGFAGCFFAVRAGFVSPESFTFDISAMILAIVVLGGMGSQIGVAVAAAVMLGGMEMLRNLGFLKQIFGESFDPSLYRMLIFGFAMVAIMVWKPRGLVSSREPTIFLKEKKAVSGDLVKEGHG
- a CDS encoding branched-chain amino acid ABC transporter permease LivH (LivHMGF is the membrane component of the LIV-I/LS branched-chain amino acid transporter) → MEVFIQQLINGLTLGSIYGLIAIGYTMVFGIIGMVNFAHGDVFMVATFIALICFLLLTTVLGITSIFLALAIVLVVAMFFTSLTSWAIERVAYRPLRGSFRLAPMISAIGMSILLANFVQVAQGPRNKPVPPMITDVIVLMDNGNYQVTLAWKQVIIMVMTTALLAGFWYLVQKTSLGRAQRACEQDRKMAALLGINVDHTISLTFVIGAALAAVAGVMYLMYYGVANFADGFVPGVKAFTAAVLGGIGSLPGAVLGGLLIGLIETFWSAYFSIEYKDVAAFSILAVTLIFLPQGLLGRPEVEKV
- a CDS encoding flavin reductase, which encodes MDSVTDAKAEAGLYREAMSRLASAVHVVTTKGEEGRAGFTATAVVSVSDAPPTLLVCLNRSIRSAAAFRASGVFAVNTLRGDHESVAQAFGGRLSLNGEQRFGVGEWHEGRLGVPCLAGALASFECRLVELRTIATHDVLVGRVEAIALGHEGPGLIYVGRGFCVL
- a CDS encoding carbon monoxide dehydrogenase subunit G encodes the protein MALEMSGDYELPVPRERVWAALNDPEMLKRCIPGCEELEKTSDTEFRAVAVAKVGPVKARFKGNVTLSDFDAPVSYRISGQGDGGIAGFAKGGALVRLEATEAGGTNLHYEAEAQIGGKLAQIGQRLVAGTAKKIADEFFANFAKAVAGDGSAAAA